A window from Musa acuminata AAA Group cultivar baxijiao chromosome BXJ3-10, Cavendish_Baxijiao_AAA, whole genome shotgun sequence encodes these proteins:
- the LOC135651752 gene encoding protein MODIFIER OF SNC1 11-like has product MASQNPHASAEPGKKALETPPPPAAAADKPAPPAACLENPIPSPDASSARLDPAIHGNAAAVGSNSVLTSAMQNGPVTDLQKKLRRAERFGTAVMLSEEEKRNSRAERFGTGSTLSGPKNVGLLEEQKRKARAERFGLKNDTVADEAAKKKARLERFATNSKMDDSSEDEKRKARAIRFSQGSPNVIGQVNSDMVGLCS; this is encoded by the exons ATGGCGTCCCAAAACCCCCATGCTTCCGCCGAGCCCGGAAAGAAAGCCCTAGAGACACCTCCACCTCCGGCAGCGGCCGCCGACAAACCCGCTCCTCCGGCGGCATGCCTTGAAAACCCTATTCCCTCGCCCGACGCGAGCTCTGCCCGATTGGATCCCGCAATCCATGGGAACGCTGCGGCCGTGGGATCCAACTCGGTCTTGACGAGTGCCATGCAGAACGGCCCCGTCACTGATCTGCAGAAGAAGCTTCGGCGAGCCGAGCGATTCGGGACGGCGGTAATGCTTTCCGAAGAGGAGAAACGAAATTCACGAGCAGAGAG GTTTGGAACTGGGTCAACATTAAGTGGACCAAAGAATGTTGGACTTCTAGAGGAGCAAAAGAGAAAAGCCCGGGCAGAGAG GTTTGGGCTTAAGAATGACACTGTAGCTGATGAGGCCGCAAAGAAGAAGGCACGGTTGGAAAGATTTGCAACAAACTCCAAGATGGATGATAGTTCAGAAGATGAGAAAAGGAAGGCAAGAGCAATCAG GTTTTCACAAGGCTCACCTAATGTTATCGGGCAAGTGAACTCTGACATGGTAGGTCTCTGTAGCTGA
- the LOC135651751 gene encoding mitochondrial hydrolase YKR070W-like isoform X3, with translation MRFRSVFFGAASRAKLGTPAQQQRFRRTYSHLRRPDSERPCFGIAFDIDGVILRGRTPIGGSPQALRRLYDADGSLKVPFLFLTNGCAGSFSFPTVGQQDNIIAWLLLLIISRFENELIVAIGKGEPAAVMLEYGFKKVLSIDDYASYFNDIDPLSQYKSWGLKHSYERNYNSKGLQPKYDVYSERVKGAFVVSDPVDWGRDIQVLCDILRCGGLPGKENGHQPPLFFAADDLEYQAVFPSERLGMGAFRIGLESIYNSIHSSPLEYTSFGKPNPFVFKNAESILTKLVTHVCQVKETMMGEKCAFNTIYMIGDNPKVDINGAKKVGHPWFSILTRTGVFRGKDNHEQYPADLVVDTVGDAIDFILKKECT, from the exons ATGAGGTTCCGTTCCGTCTTCTTTGGGGCGGCGTCGAGGGCAAAGCTCGGAACTCCGGCGCAGCAGCAGCGGTTTCGGCGCACCTACTCGCATCTCCGGCGGCCGGACTCTGAGAG GCCTTGCTTTGGGATCGCGTTCGACATCGACGGCGTGATTCTTCGCGGACGCACCCCCATCGGAGGGTCTCCGCAGGCCCTCCGGAGGCTTTACGACGCCGACG GTTCGTTGAAGGTTCCATTTCTGTTCTTGACAAATG GTTGTGCAGGGTCATTCTCCTTTCCGACGGTTGGTCAGCAG GACAACATTATTGCATGGTTGTTGCTACTTATAATCAGCAGATTCGAGAATGAGCTTATCGTTGCCATTGGAAAAGGGGAACCTGCTGCAGTGATGTTGGAGTATGGATTCAA AAAAGTTCTTTCTATTGATGATTATGCATCATACTTCAATGACATCGATCCCCTCTCTCAGTACAAGAGTTGGGGTCTCAAGCACTCGTATGAGAGAAACTATAATTCCAAGGGTTTGCAACCAAAATATGATGTGTATTCAGAGAGAGTAAAAGGTGCATTTGTTGTTAGTGACCCTGTTGATTGGGGAAGGGACATTCAG GTGCTTTGTGATATTTTAAGATGTGGCGGTCTTCCTGGAAAGGAAAATGGACATCAACCACCTTTATTTTTTGCAGCAGATGATCTTGAATACCAG GCTGTATTTCCTTCTGAGCGCCTTGGGATGGGTGCTTTCAGGATAGGACTGGAAAGCATATATAACAG TATCCACAGCAGTCCTCTGGAGTATACTTCTTTTGGGAAACCAAATCCATTTGTTTTCAAGAATGCCGAGTCCATCCTGACCAAACTGGTGACACATGTGTGCCAGGTTAAGGAGACTATGATGGGCGAGAAATGTGCATTCAATACCATTTATATGATTGGTGATAATCCTAAGGTTGACATTAATGGTGCCAAGAAG GTGGGACATCCATGGTTTTCTATTCTCACAAGGACTGGGGTATTCCGGGGTAAAGACAACCATGAACAGTATCCAGCAGACCTG GTTGTGGATACCGTTGGAGACGCTATTGATTTCATTCTGAAAAAGGAGTGCACATGA
- the LOC135651751 gene encoding mitochondrial hydrolase YKR070W-like isoform X1, whose translation MRFRSVFFGAASRAKLGTPAQQQRFRRTYSHLRRPDSERPCFGIAFDIDGVILRGRTPIGGSPQALRRLYDADGSLKVPFLFLTNGGGVPETKRALELSELLKVQISALQVVQGHSPFRRLVSSRFENELIVAIGKGEPAAVMLEYGFKKVLSIDDYASYFNDIDPLSQYKSWGLKHSYERNYNSKGLQPKYDVYSERVKGAFVVSDPVDWGRDIQVLCDILRCGGLPGKENGHQPPLFFAADDLEYQAVFPSERLGMGAFRIGLESIYNSIHSSPLEYTSFGKPNPFVFKNAESILTKLVTHVCQVKETMMGEKCAFNTIYMIGDNPKVDINGAKKVGHPWFSILTRTGVFRGKDNHEQYPADLVVDTVGDAIDFILKKECT comes from the exons ATGAGGTTCCGTTCCGTCTTCTTTGGGGCGGCGTCGAGGGCAAAGCTCGGAACTCCGGCGCAGCAGCAGCGGTTTCGGCGCACCTACTCGCATCTCCGGCGGCCGGACTCTGAGAG GCCTTGCTTTGGGATCGCGTTCGACATCGACGGCGTGATTCTTCGCGGACGCACCCCCATCGGAGGGTCTCCGCAGGCCCTCCGGAGGCTTTACGACGCCGACG GTTCGTTGAAGGTTCCATTTCTGTTCTTGACAAATG GAGGGGGTGTCCCAGAAACCAAACGAGCTCTGGAGTTGAGTGAGCTTTTGAAAGTTCAGATTTCAGCTCTACAg GTTGTGCAGGGTCATTCTCCTTTCCGACGGTTGGTCAGCAG CAGATTCGAGAATGAGCTTATCGTTGCCATTGGAAAAGGGGAACCTGCTGCAGTGATGTTGGAGTATGGATTCAA AAAAGTTCTTTCTATTGATGATTATGCATCATACTTCAATGACATCGATCCCCTCTCTCAGTACAAGAGTTGGGGTCTCAAGCACTCGTATGAGAGAAACTATAATTCCAAGGGTTTGCAACCAAAATATGATGTGTATTCAGAGAGAGTAAAAGGTGCATTTGTTGTTAGTGACCCTGTTGATTGGGGAAGGGACATTCAG GTGCTTTGTGATATTTTAAGATGTGGCGGTCTTCCTGGAAAGGAAAATGGACATCAACCACCTTTATTTTTTGCAGCAGATGATCTTGAATACCAG GCTGTATTTCCTTCTGAGCGCCTTGGGATGGGTGCTTTCAGGATAGGACTGGAAAGCATATATAACAG TATCCACAGCAGTCCTCTGGAGTATACTTCTTTTGGGAAACCAAATCCATTTGTTTTCAAGAATGCCGAGTCCATCCTGACCAAACTGGTGACACATGTGTGCCAGGTTAAGGAGACTATGATGGGCGAGAAATGTGCATTCAATACCATTTATATGATTGGTGATAATCCTAAGGTTGACATTAATGGTGCCAAGAAG GTGGGACATCCATGGTTTTCTATTCTCACAAGGACTGGGGTATTCCGGGGTAAAGACAACCATGAACAGTATCCAGCAGACCTG GTTGTGGATACCGTTGGAGACGCTATTGATTTCATTCTGAAAAAGGAGTGCACATGA
- the LOC135651751 gene encoding mitochondrial hydrolase YKR070W-like isoform X2, giving the protein MRFRSVFFGAASRAKLGTPAQQQRFRRTYSHLRRPDSERPCFGIAFDIDGVILRGRTPIGGSPQALRRLYDADGSLKVPFLFLTNGGGVPETKRALELSELLKVQISALQVVQGHSPFRRLVSRFENELIVAIGKGEPAAVMLEYGFKKVLSIDDYASYFNDIDPLSQYKSWGLKHSYERNYNSKGLQPKYDVYSERVKGAFVVSDPVDWGRDIQVLCDILRCGGLPGKENGHQPPLFFAADDLEYQAVFPSERLGMGAFRIGLESIYNSIHSSPLEYTSFGKPNPFVFKNAESILTKLVTHVCQVKETMMGEKCAFNTIYMIGDNPKVDINGAKKVGHPWFSILTRTGVFRGKDNHEQYPADLVVDTVGDAIDFILKKECT; this is encoded by the exons ATGAGGTTCCGTTCCGTCTTCTTTGGGGCGGCGTCGAGGGCAAAGCTCGGAACTCCGGCGCAGCAGCAGCGGTTTCGGCGCACCTACTCGCATCTCCGGCGGCCGGACTCTGAGAG GCCTTGCTTTGGGATCGCGTTCGACATCGACGGCGTGATTCTTCGCGGACGCACCCCCATCGGAGGGTCTCCGCAGGCCCTCCGGAGGCTTTACGACGCCGACG GTTCGTTGAAGGTTCCATTTCTGTTCTTGACAAATG GAGGGGGTGTCCCAGAAACCAAACGAGCTCTGGAGTTGAGTGAGCTTTTGAAAGTTCAGATTTCAGCTCTACAg GTTGTGCAGGGTCATTCTCCTTTCCGACGGTTGGTCAGCAG ATTCGAGAATGAGCTTATCGTTGCCATTGGAAAAGGGGAACCTGCTGCAGTGATGTTGGAGTATGGATTCAA AAAAGTTCTTTCTATTGATGATTATGCATCATACTTCAATGACATCGATCCCCTCTCTCAGTACAAGAGTTGGGGTCTCAAGCACTCGTATGAGAGAAACTATAATTCCAAGGGTTTGCAACCAAAATATGATGTGTATTCAGAGAGAGTAAAAGGTGCATTTGTTGTTAGTGACCCTGTTGATTGGGGAAGGGACATTCAG GTGCTTTGTGATATTTTAAGATGTGGCGGTCTTCCTGGAAAGGAAAATGGACATCAACCACCTTTATTTTTTGCAGCAGATGATCTTGAATACCAG GCTGTATTTCCTTCTGAGCGCCTTGGGATGGGTGCTTTCAGGATAGGACTGGAAAGCATATATAACAG TATCCACAGCAGTCCTCTGGAGTATACTTCTTTTGGGAAACCAAATCCATTTGTTTTCAAGAATGCCGAGTCCATCCTGACCAAACTGGTGACACATGTGTGCCAGGTTAAGGAGACTATGATGGGCGAGAAATGTGCATTCAATACCATTTATATGATTGGTGATAATCCTAAGGTTGACATTAATGGTGCCAAGAAG GTGGGACATCCATGGTTTTCTATTCTCACAAGGACTGGGGTATTCCGGGGTAAAGACAACCATGAACAGTATCCAGCAGACCTG GTTGTGGATACCGTTGGAGACGCTATTGATTTCATTCTGAAAAAGGAGTGCACATGA
- the LOC135651751 gene encoding mitochondrial hydrolase YKR070W-like isoform X4 gives MRFRSVFFGAASRAKLGTPAQQQRFRRTYSHLRRPDSERPCFGIAFDIDGVILRGRTPIGGSPQALRRLYDADGSLKVPFLFLTNGGGVPETKRALELSELLKVQISALQVVQGHSPFRRLVSSRFENELIVAIGKGEPAAVMLEYGFKKVLSIDDYASYFNDIDPLSQYKSWGLKHSYERNYNSKGLQPKYDVYSERVKGAFVVSDPVDWGRDIQVLCDILRCGGLPGKENGHQPPLFFAADDLEYQAVFPSERLGMGAFRIGLESIYNRWDIHGFLFSQGLGYSGVKTTMNSIQQTWLWIPLETLLISF, from the exons ATGAGGTTCCGTTCCGTCTTCTTTGGGGCGGCGTCGAGGGCAAAGCTCGGAACTCCGGCGCAGCAGCAGCGGTTTCGGCGCACCTACTCGCATCTCCGGCGGCCGGACTCTGAGAG GCCTTGCTTTGGGATCGCGTTCGACATCGACGGCGTGATTCTTCGCGGACGCACCCCCATCGGAGGGTCTCCGCAGGCCCTCCGGAGGCTTTACGACGCCGACG GTTCGTTGAAGGTTCCATTTCTGTTCTTGACAAATG GAGGGGGTGTCCCAGAAACCAAACGAGCTCTGGAGTTGAGTGAGCTTTTGAAAGTTCAGATTTCAGCTCTACAg GTTGTGCAGGGTCATTCTCCTTTCCGACGGTTGGTCAGCAG CAGATTCGAGAATGAGCTTATCGTTGCCATTGGAAAAGGGGAACCTGCTGCAGTGATGTTGGAGTATGGATTCAA AAAAGTTCTTTCTATTGATGATTATGCATCATACTTCAATGACATCGATCCCCTCTCTCAGTACAAGAGTTGGGGTCTCAAGCACTCGTATGAGAGAAACTATAATTCCAAGGGTTTGCAACCAAAATATGATGTGTATTCAGAGAGAGTAAAAGGTGCATTTGTTGTTAGTGACCCTGTTGATTGGGGAAGGGACATTCAG GTGCTTTGTGATATTTTAAGATGTGGCGGTCTTCCTGGAAAGGAAAATGGACATCAACCACCTTTATTTTTTGCAGCAGATGATCTTGAATACCAG GCTGTATTTCCTTCTGAGCGCCTTGGGATGGGTGCTTTCAGGATAGGACTGGAAAGCATATATAACAG GTGGGACATCCATGGTTTTCTATTCTCACAAGGACTGGGGTATTCCGGGGTAAAGACAACCATGAACAGTATCCAGCAGACCTG GTTGTGGATACCGTTGGAGACGCTATTGATTTCATTCTGA
- the LOC135651225 gene encoding uncharacterized protein LOC135651225 isoform X1, with amino-acid sequence MERLSLIDVASEDDLLTSSPCDGFIGQISPVIVGSEESGNQVKINKQIEQALDLSESPEYNKTKTGKCNLRKSLAWDSAFFTSEGVLNHEELAIVNSTFKKTQACSLPIIMEDARKSTESTSTLDNDSWALENLEVDLFENVRASIQMTFGTGEKALNVAQPIKKNNPARRASMKLEPSSHNKKCTPVASERHGVSNHLRESATRAATVVTNVGADGVTNSKMLKPPRVLSRGTLPAMPTKTNLVSGNNQIKTSSKKDIPGNAATQKSAVVSKKIKGGSCDTIKSSRSPKPTPKLVDNSRDTARKSPSETTRSRSTSRAINRSLSGSITNKASMRTSGSKISRNTSNSAVSPNSSVKLSSIASPSSSFDSVTSGSSSSTFSAVKPLIDGIEPGADNEEVHPPGLQSNLSSEDIGQSNGLLVTKVHPKSCPNDSSGAKCYKPSGLKMPTPKIGYFDAKKSLACDVKTVSEPRQQPSFPKTTTGVPNKSDSGNKTKPKKIQHVSPANQDMAIDSDSPRSTALSRSPLAESPSLKRLPKLVVSGGLTDTSEAQKESSPIVKDFHSPLKVFDASVVNKAECDLLPKPSTKERDGDPHPKHTANIPVEGEAMILIDGSSGVLWKHSETQATENQNNYQCDPPTINIEKENMSPAE; translated from the exons ATGGAGAGGCTCTCTCTGATCGACGTCGCGTCGGAGGATGATCTGCTCACGTCCTCCCCTTGCGACGGCTTCATCGGTCAGATCTCGCCAG TGATTGTTGGTTCGGAGGAAAGCGGGAATCAAGTGAAAATAAACAAGCAAATAGAACAAGCCCTCGATCTTTCAGAGTCCCCAGAGTATAATAAAACAAAGACTGGCAAATGCAACTTGCGGAAAAGTTTAGCCTGGGATAGTGCCTTTTTTACGAGCGAAG GAGTTCTGAATCATGAGGAACTGGCCATCGTGAACAGCACATTTAAGAAGACTCAAGCATGTTCACTTCCTATAATTATGGAAGATGCAAGGAAATCAACAGAATCAACATCAACTTTAGATAATGATAGCTGGGCACTGGAGAATCTTGAGGTAGATTTGTTCGAAAATGTTCGAGCTTCCATTCAGATGACCTTTGGTACCGGAGAGAAAGCTTTGAATGTGGCACAGCCCATCAAGAAAAACAACCCAGCGAGGCGAG CATCAATGAAACTCGAACCATCTTCCCATAATAAG AAGTGCACTCCTGTGGCATCAGAGCGACATGGTGTTAGCAACCATCTTCGTGAGAGTGCCACCAGAGCAGCCACTGTTGTTACAAATGTG GGTGCTGATGGAGTTACTAATTCAAAGATGTTAAAGCCACCGAGGGTTTTGTCCAGAGGAACTCTTccagcaatgccaacaaagacaaaTCTTGTTTCTGGAAACAACCAGATAAAAACTAGTAGTAAAAAAGATATCCCAG GCAATGCAGCAACTCAGAAATCTGCTGTAGTTTCTAAGAAAATAAAAGGAGGTTCTTGTGACACTATAAAGTCCTCCCGTTCACCAAAACCTACTCCGAAACTGGTTGACAATTCGAGAGACACAGCACGTAAGTCTCCTTCCGAGACGACAAGATCGAGAAGTACTTCCAGAGCTATCAATCGATCTCTATCTGGATCAATCACCAATAAAGCATCCATGAGGACGAGTGGATCTAAAATTAGCAGAAATACAAGTAACAGTGCAGTATCTCCAAATTCTTCTGTCAAGTTATCTTCAATTGCTTCTCCGAGTAGCTCCTTCGACAGTGTCACTTCAGGATCATCTTCATCGACTTTCTCTGCTGTTAAACCATTGATTGATGGCATTGAACCTGGTGCTGACAACGAAGAAGTTCATCCTCCAGGTCTCCAATCAAATCTCAGTTCTGAAGATATTGGACAATCAAACGGACTACTTGTTACCAAAGTTCATCCAAAAAGTTGCCCTAACGATAGCTCTGGGGCAAAATGCTACAAACCTTCAGGACTCAAAATGCCAACTCCAAAAATTGGCTACTTCGATGCA AAGAAATCTCTTGCCTGCGATGTCAAAACAGTTTCAGAGCCTCGGCAGCAGCCCAGTTTCCCCAAAACCACCACTGGAGTACCCAACAAGTCTGATTCAGGGAACAAAACGAAACCCAAAAAGATTCAACATGTGTCACCTGCAAACCAGGACATGGCCATCGATTCTGATTCTCCACGATCAACAGCTTTATCTCGGAGTCCACTTGCAGAGTCCCCATCACTTAAACGACTACCGAAGCTTGTTGTATCGGGTGGCTTGACTGATACATCAGAAGCACAAAAGGAATCAAGTCCCATCGTCAAGGATTTCCATAGCCCATTAAAGGTTTTTGATGCATCGGTTGTCAACAAAGCTGAATGCGATCTACTGCCAAAACCAAGTACAAAAGAGCGAGATGGTGATCCGCATCCAAAGCATACGGCCAATATCCCAGTGGAAGGTGAAGCTATGATCCTGATTGATGGAAGTTCCGGAGTCCTTTGGAAACACTCAGAAACACAGGCAACAGAGAACCAGAACAATTATCAATGTGATCCCCCTACCatcaacattgaaaaggaaaataTGTCTCCTGCAGAATGA
- the LOC135651225 gene encoding uncharacterized protein LOC135651225 isoform X2, whose product MERLSLIDVASEDDLLTSSPCDGFIGQISPVIVGSEESGNQVKINKQIEQALDLSESPEYNKTKTGKCNLRKSLAWDSAFFTSEGVLNHEELAIVNSTFKKTQACSLPIIMEDARKSTESTSTLDNDSWALENLEVDLFENVRASIQMTFGTGEKALNVAQPIKKNNPARRASMKLEPSSHNKCTPVASERHGVSNHLRESATRAATVVTNVGADGVTNSKMLKPPRVLSRGTLPAMPTKTNLVSGNNQIKTSSKKDIPGNAATQKSAVVSKKIKGGSCDTIKSSRSPKPTPKLVDNSRDTARKSPSETTRSRSTSRAINRSLSGSITNKASMRTSGSKISRNTSNSAVSPNSSVKLSSIASPSSSFDSVTSGSSSSTFSAVKPLIDGIEPGADNEEVHPPGLQSNLSSEDIGQSNGLLVTKVHPKSCPNDSSGAKCYKPSGLKMPTPKIGYFDAKKSLACDVKTVSEPRQQPSFPKTTTGVPNKSDSGNKTKPKKIQHVSPANQDMAIDSDSPRSTALSRSPLAESPSLKRLPKLVVSGGLTDTSEAQKESSPIVKDFHSPLKVFDASVVNKAECDLLPKPSTKERDGDPHPKHTANIPVEGEAMILIDGSSGVLWKHSETQATENQNNYQCDPPTINIEKENMSPAE is encoded by the exons ATGGAGAGGCTCTCTCTGATCGACGTCGCGTCGGAGGATGATCTGCTCACGTCCTCCCCTTGCGACGGCTTCATCGGTCAGATCTCGCCAG TGATTGTTGGTTCGGAGGAAAGCGGGAATCAAGTGAAAATAAACAAGCAAATAGAACAAGCCCTCGATCTTTCAGAGTCCCCAGAGTATAATAAAACAAAGACTGGCAAATGCAACTTGCGGAAAAGTTTAGCCTGGGATAGTGCCTTTTTTACGAGCGAAG GAGTTCTGAATCATGAGGAACTGGCCATCGTGAACAGCACATTTAAGAAGACTCAAGCATGTTCACTTCCTATAATTATGGAAGATGCAAGGAAATCAACAGAATCAACATCAACTTTAGATAATGATAGCTGGGCACTGGAGAATCTTGAGGTAGATTTGTTCGAAAATGTTCGAGCTTCCATTCAGATGACCTTTGGTACCGGAGAGAAAGCTTTGAATGTGGCACAGCCCATCAAGAAAAACAACCCAGCGAGGCGAG CATCAATGAAACTCGAACCATCTTCCCATAATAAG TGCACTCCTGTGGCATCAGAGCGACATGGTGTTAGCAACCATCTTCGTGAGAGTGCCACCAGAGCAGCCACTGTTGTTACAAATGTG GGTGCTGATGGAGTTACTAATTCAAAGATGTTAAAGCCACCGAGGGTTTTGTCCAGAGGAACTCTTccagcaatgccaacaaagacaaaTCTTGTTTCTGGAAACAACCAGATAAAAACTAGTAGTAAAAAAGATATCCCAG GCAATGCAGCAACTCAGAAATCTGCTGTAGTTTCTAAGAAAATAAAAGGAGGTTCTTGTGACACTATAAAGTCCTCCCGTTCACCAAAACCTACTCCGAAACTGGTTGACAATTCGAGAGACACAGCACGTAAGTCTCCTTCCGAGACGACAAGATCGAGAAGTACTTCCAGAGCTATCAATCGATCTCTATCTGGATCAATCACCAATAAAGCATCCATGAGGACGAGTGGATCTAAAATTAGCAGAAATACAAGTAACAGTGCAGTATCTCCAAATTCTTCTGTCAAGTTATCTTCAATTGCTTCTCCGAGTAGCTCCTTCGACAGTGTCACTTCAGGATCATCTTCATCGACTTTCTCTGCTGTTAAACCATTGATTGATGGCATTGAACCTGGTGCTGACAACGAAGAAGTTCATCCTCCAGGTCTCCAATCAAATCTCAGTTCTGAAGATATTGGACAATCAAACGGACTACTTGTTACCAAAGTTCATCCAAAAAGTTGCCCTAACGATAGCTCTGGGGCAAAATGCTACAAACCTTCAGGACTCAAAATGCCAACTCCAAAAATTGGCTACTTCGATGCA AAGAAATCTCTTGCCTGCGATGTCAAAACAGTTTCAGAGCCTCGGCAGCAGCCCAGTTTCCCCAAAACCACCACTGGAGTACCCAACAAGTCTGATTCAGGGAACAAAACGAAACCCAAAAAGATTCAACATGTGTCACCTGCAAACCAGGACATGGCCATCGATTCTGATTCTCCACGATCAACAGCTTTATCTCGGAGTCCACTTGCAGAGTCCCCATCACTTAAACGACTACCGAAGCTTGTTGTATCGGGTGGCTTGACTGATACATCAGAAGCACAAAAGGAATCAAGTCCCATCGTCAAGGATTTCCATAGCCCATTAAAGGTTTTTGATGCATCGGTTGTCAACAAAGCTGAATGCGATCTACTGCCAAAACCAAGTACAAAAGAGCGAGATGGTGATCCGCATCCAAAGCATACGGCCAATATCCCAGTGGAAGGTGAAGCTATGATCCTGATTGATGGAAGTTCCGGAGTCCTTTGGAAACACTCAGAAACACAGGCAACAGAGAACCAGAACAATTATCAATGTGATCCCCCTACCatcaacattgaaaaggaaaataTGTCTCCTGCAGAATGA
- the LOC135651226 gene encoding salt stress-induced hydrophobic peptide ESI3-like — MGSETFLEVILAILLPPVGVFLRYGCGVEFWIDLLLTILGYIPGIIYAIYVLVG; from the exons atggggtcaGAGACGTTCTTGGAAGTCATCTTGGCCATCTTGTTACCACCTGTGGGAGTCTTCCTGCGATATGGCTGTGGt GTGGAGTTCTGGATCGACCTGCTGTTGACGATACTGGGTTACATACCAGGAATAATTTACGCCATATATGTGTTGGTAGGATAG
- the LOC135650701 gene encoding tetraspanin-3-like encodes MPHDDDFIDGYSPPLLIFIFASPLRWKQNTERRKVKRPPLHERRGGEMIRGSTSLIGAVNFVTFLISIPVLGGGIWLSARANSTDCLRFLQWPLIIIGITIMVISLMGFAGACYRLSWLLRAYLFAMFVVVAALLGFIIFAFAVTDRGRGQVVLNRAFLEYQLVDYSGWLRDRVANPGYWGKISSCLREGHACAGMAHYVRDPTTGVLVPESADMFYQRQLSPIESGCCKPPTSCGYTYVNETFWNPVAGLAVDDPDCIQWSNDQQQLCYQCNSCKAGVLASLRHSWRKVSVINVIMLIALVIVYVVGCAAYRNARRVDNNEAFGATRMTKARPIRFQF; translated from the exons ATGCCACATGATGATGACTTCATTGATGGCTACTCTCCTCCCCTACTCATATTTATCTTTGCATCACCACTTCGATGGAAGCAGAACACCGAGAGGAGGAAGGTAAAAAGACCACCTTTGCacgagaggagaggaggagagatGATTCGAGGGAGCACAAGCCTGATAGGGGCCGTCAACTTTGTAACGTTCCTGATATCGATCCCCGTGCTGGGCGGCGGTATATGGCTGAGCGCCCGGGCCAACTCCACCGACTGCCTCCGCTTCCTGCAGTGGCCGCTCATCATCATCGGCATCACCATCATGGTCATCTCCCTCATGGGCTTCGCCGGCGCCTGCTACCGCCTCTCCTGGCTCCTCCGCGCCTACCTCTTCGCCATGTTCGTCGTCGTGGCCGCCCTCCTCGGCTTCATCATCTTCGCCTTCGCCGTCACCGACCGCGGCCGCGGCCAGGTCGTCCTCAACCGCGCCTTCCTCGAGTACCAGCTCGTCGACTACTCCGGCTGGCTCCGGGACCGCGTCGCCAACCCCGGCTACTGGGGCAAGATCAGCTCGTGCCTGCGCGAGGGCCACGCCTGCGCCGGCATGGCGCACTACGTCCGCGACCCCACCACCGGCGTGCTGGTGCCCGAGTCCGCCGATATGTTCTACCAGAGGCAACTATCCCCCATCGAG TCTGGATGCTGCAAGCCGCCCACCTCATGCGGCTACACCTACGTGAATGAGACGTTCTGGAACCCGGTGGCAGGGTTGGCGGTGGATGACCCCGACTGCATCCAGTGGAGCAACGACCAGCAGCAGCTGTGCTATCAGTGCAACTCGTGCAAGGCCGGGGTTCTGGCCAGCCTCAGGCACAGCTGGAGGAAGGTCTCAGTGATCAACGTCATCATGCTCATCGCCCTTGTCATCGTCTATGTCGTCGGATGCGCTGCATACAGGAATGCCAGAAGGGTCGACAACAACGAGGCCTTTGGAGCGACCAGGATGACCAAAGCTAGGCCAATCAGGTTCCAGTTTTAG